In Salarias fasciatus chromosome 13, fSalaFa1.1, whole genome shotgun sequence, the sequence aaaaacaaaagcaaaaagggGATCCACGTAaggacaataaaacaaaacagaactatTGCAAAACATCAAATGCAGTGTTTGggcaagtaatatattacttgcaATGGCTGCACAACACTGGTCAGTGCAACTAACACATTAGTTGTTCAACATTCAGGGCTGCCGTGTGAATCAGGCATCCAAAAACAAATTgcactgtataaataaagtttacagagaaaaatctGACTTTATAAGTGAAATTACAAGTGTAAAATCATAGTatcattttttgtttattgctttgtataaataaagtttaaagGATCAAGTCTGACATGCCAATAAAGCTATTTGTAAAATCTGACTGAATAAATAGAATTTACAGTGTAAAATCTAACCgtataaataaaaattacagTCTAAAATATAACTACGAACAAAGTTACAAGTGTAAGATCTGACGATATCAATAAAGTTTCAGGTGTATAAAGAGACTGCTCGTGTGAAAGCGCGGGGCGGGTCCCGGTGACGTCACAGCCTCGTGCAGCAGGTCGGTCCGGTTCACGCGGACACACCTGATCTGGCTTGATAGAGAGACGACCGGGCGACAGgcggggagctgctggagccgcAGACATGGACCACATCGCGGGGTACTTCGGGAAGAAGATGGGTGAGTGAGCAGTCCAGGAGGCCCCACCTCCCCCTCATCATACAATTAATTAGATGGTTAactacaggtgtgtgtgtgtgtgtgtgtgtgtgtgtactaatTTACATCACCTAATACATTCTGCGTAAATGCAAATTTGTGTCCACCTCTGTGTGTTCCTGTCTctctttgtctgtctgtgtccatCTGCGTGTCTCcctgttgctgtgctgcaggagacaTGGTGGAGGACGCTGTGTTGGGAGCTCTGGGTGTCGGGGACAAGGACAAGGACaaagataaagataaagacGATGGAGGAGGCTTCTTCTCCAAAATCTTCAACAAAGATGacgatgatgaggaggaggagaggaagaggaagggaggaggaggtttctCCTTTGGAGGAGGTAGAaaggacgaggacgacgacaAAGGAGGCTTCTTCTCCAGAATCTTCAAGAAGGATGACGAAGACGACGACGATGGGCGGGAGAGGCCCACCGGATTTCAGGGGATGTGGCAGCAGCCAGgagccgctggaggaggaggcagctgtGACAACatgggaggcggcggcggcggcggcggccagcacCTGGCCCTGAATGATGGAGGTATGTATGAGGAGCAGTCTACCTCCACCCGAGACGGGGGACACGAGTTCCTCCTCTTCTATCTTGCCGTTTTCATCTGTCTCCAAACTGCTTTCGTCGATGCAGTTTTCCTTGAACGCCCACAAAGTGTCTGTCCAGACGTGGAGACGGTGCCTGTCTTCAACCCGAGACATGTCTTCTTGTCTTCTTGTTCAAGAGTCCCTTTGGTGGGACTCATCCGCCACGTCCTGAGCGAACCTGGTCTTCCTGACAGCAGCCTTAAACATGTCTCTCTCAGTAGCATTAGCACAAAGCTACATCATCAGCATAAgaaaacactccacacac encodes:
- the LOC115398855 gene encoding eukaryotic translation initiation factor 4B1-like, whose amino-acid sequence is MDHIAGYFGKKMGDMVEDAVLGALGVGDKDKDKDKDKDDGGGFFSKIFNKDDDDEEEERKRKGGGGFSFGGGRKDEDDDKGGFFSRIFKKDDEDDDDGRERPTGFQGMWQQPGAAGGGGSCDNMGGGGGGGGQHLALNDGDLMNDLMDVAAETSRE